A single region of the Granulicella aggregans genome encodes:
- a CDS encoding glycoside hydrolase family 130 protein gives MKLPILAFALILTTSASSQSATPWQLGPFTRPISAPVISPNKSSTFDDPIRHAPVHWESLHTFNPAAIVRDGKIFVLYRAEDDTGEMQIGLHTSRLGLASSADGVHFIRQPQPVFYPAADAQRSREWPGGVEDPRIVESPDHTYVITYTQWNRITYSIGIATSKDLIHWTKFGPAFSSSNGGKYDHLQYKSGGIVTQLVGDHLVAARIQGKFWMYWGEGAIHLATSPDLIHWSPVEDATGTPIEVLTRRPGHFDSGFPETGPPPILTPAGIVMLYNGKNDPDHGDPTLGPNAYAAGQALFAADDPSKLIARDDAPSLKPEEPFEKTGQYAAGTTFAEGLVRFHHRWFLYYGCADSAVGVVQSPVAP, from the coding sequence ATGAAACTCCCCATCCTCGCCTTCGCTCTGATCCTCACCACATCCGCTTCATCCCAATCCGCAACACCCTGGCAGCTTGGCCCCTTCACTCGCCCAATCTCCGCACCTGTCATCTCCCCGAACAAATCCTCCACGTTCGACGACCCCATCCGCCACGCCCCCGTCCACTGGGAGTCTCTCCATACCTTCAACCCCGCCGCGATCGTCCGCGACGGCAAGATCTTCGTCCTCTACCGCGCCGAAGACGACACCGGCGAGATGCAGATCGGGCTCCACACCTCCCGCCTCGGGCTTGCCTCCAGCGCCGACGGCGTCCACTTCATCCGCCAGCCACAGCCTGTCTTCTATCCGGCCGCCGATGCACAGCGATCCCGCGAGTGGCCCGGCGGAGTCGAAGACCCACGCATCGTCGAATCCCCCGATCACACCTACGTCATCACCTACACCCAGTGGAACCGCATCACCTACAGCATCGGTATCGCCACCTCGAAAGACTTAATCCATTGGACGAAGTTTGGTCCTGCATTTAGTAGCAGCAACGGCGGTAAGTACGATCACCTCCAATACAAATCCGGCGGGATCGTCACGCAGTTAGTCGGCGATCACCTGGTCGCCGCCCGCATCCAGGGCAAGTTCTGGATGTACTGGGGCGAAGGCGCAATCCACCTCGCCACCTCGCCCGATCTCATCCACTGGAGCCCCGTGGAAGACGCCACCGGTACCCCCATCGAAGTTCTCACCCGCCGTCCCGGCCACTTCGATAGCGGCTTCCCCGAGACCGGCCCGCCACCCATCCTGACGCCAGCCGGTATCGTCATGCTCTACAACGGCAAAAACGACCCCGACCACGGCGACCCCACCCTCGGCCCCAACGCCTATGCCGCCGGTCAGGCGCTCTTCGCCGCCGACGATCCATCCAAGCTCATCGCCCGCGACGATGCCCCATCTTTGAAACCCGAAGAACCCTTCGAGAAGACAGGCCAGTACGCCGCCGGAACCACCTTCGCAGAAGGCCTCGTCCGCTTCCACCACCGCTGGTTCCTCTACTACGGCTGCGCCGACTCCGCCGTAGGAGTAGTACAGTCTCCGGTCGCCCCCTGA
- a CDS encoding DUF779 domain-containing protein yields MAGVETGTEVVPEQVVATDAAFGLIAKLEAKHGPLMFHQSGGCCDGSSPMCYPRGEFLIGGQDVLMATLSGTPFYMHQSQFEYWKHTQIILDVVKGRGGMFSLEGPEGVRFLTRSRVFTDEEIRALREAGRI; encoded by the coding sequence ATGGCTGGAGTAGAGACAGGGACCGAGGTTGTACCGGAGCAGGTGGTTGCGACTGATGCCGCTTTTGGCTTGATCGCCAAGCTTGAGGCGAAGCACGGGCCACTGATGTTCCACCAGTCGGGGGGCTGCTGCGATGGCAGCTCCCCGATGTGCTATCCGCGGGGAGAGTTCCTGATCGGCGGCCAGGATGTACTGATGGCGACGCTGTCGGGAACGCCCTTCTACATGCACCAGAGCCAGTTTGAATACTGGAAGCACACGCAGATCATTCTGGATGTGGTGAAGGGGCGGGGTGGGATGTTCTCTCTGGAAGGGCCTGAGGGTGTGCGGTTTTTGACGCGGTCTCGGGTGTTTACGGATGAGGAGATTCGGGCGTTGCGGGAGGCTGGGAGGATTTAG
- a CDS encoding DUF1684 domain-containing protein has protein sequence MRDVRRIAQVLTLITTVLFAGAFDQGARAQAPNYAQERAQRAQGLTRPYGWFSLVALDWLKPGTSTIGSARDNSIVLPGAPAHLITLEQKDGKVTLLKADPSLTSQGKPVVSGAIFGDGEDDAAALTSGTLRLWAIDRGGKRYLRVKDSGAPALKHFHGLNWYPPEGHYRVEARWVPYTTPHTLRVLNKLGQITPVKVPGYAEFELDGVKLQLTPMEADKDGLFFVFRDVTAKTTTDGGGRFLSTSAPSAGLDKPGTVVLDFNEAVNPPCAYSPYATCPLASPENRLTVAVKAGEKRYED, from the coding sequence ATGAGAGACGTTCGGCGAATCGCACAAGTGCTGACCCTGATTACGACAGTTCTTTTTGCCGGCGCATTTGACCAAGGAGCCCGGGCACAGGCTCCGAATTATGCCCAGGAGCGTGCCCAGCGCGCGCAGGGACTTACCAGGCCTTATGGCTGGTTCTCGCTGGTAGCTCTGGACTGGCTAAAGCCGGGAACCAGTACGATCGGCTCGGCAAGGGACAACTCCATCGTTCTACCAGGCGCTCCGGCGCACCTGATCACCCTTGAACAGAAGGACGGCAAGGTGACGCTGCTGAAGGCTGATCCGTCTCTTACTTCCCAGGGCAAGCCGGTGGTTTCGGGAGCGATCTTCGGCGATGGTGAGGACGATGCTGCCGCTCTGACATCCGGAACATTGAGGCTGTGGGCGATCGATCGCGGCGGCAAGCGGTATCTGCGGGTTAAGGACTCCGGGGCTCCCGCGTTGAAGCACTTTCATGGGCTGAACTGGTACCCGCCCGAAGGGCATTACCGGGTCGAAGCGCGTTGGGTGCCGTACACTACGCCGCATACGCTACGAGTATTGAACAAGTTAGGGCAGATAACGCCGGTAAAGGTGCCGGGTTACGCAGAGTTCGAACTGGACGGAGTAAAGCTTCAGCTCACGCCAATGGAGGCTGACAAGGACGGCCTGTTCTTTGTCTTCCGCGATGTGACAGCGAAGACGACGACGGATGGCGGTGGACGGTTCCTGTCGACGAGTGCCCCTTCGGCTGGGCTGGATAAGCCGGGCACGGTCGTTCTCGACTTCAACGAGGCGGTGAACCCACCGTGCGCGTACTCTCCCTATGCGACCTGCCCGCTGGCTTCGCCGGAGAACCGGCTGACCGTGGCAGTGAAGGCGGGAGAGAAGCGCTACGAGGATTGA
- a CDS encoding sugar porter family MFS transporter has translation MNRYLIKATIVGALGGLLFGFDTAVIAGAEQQLTEVFHLTPSTLGLTVFIGLVGTVIGAMGSGVLGQKIGGREALRIMAILYTISAVGCAFAWNWDSLMVARFIGGLGIGGSSVLGPVYIAELAPAKWRGRMVGLFQINIVIGILLAYLSNFIITLFHLGANEWRWEFGVAILPSALFLIMLYGIPRSSRWLVTTNQNDEALRVLEMMGSPNSAAELQEIKDSVHAELHQKQEPIFNGKYNLPIFLAASIGLFNQLAGINAILYYLNPIFASAGFSNSSSALQAVAVGLVNLMATVLGMTLIDKVGRKTLLLTGSVGMVFALAGVSAIFYTHTHQNLLVWLLVVFIIFFAVSQGSVIWVYISEVFPNRVRSKGQSIGSSAHWISAAVITLYFPVVVDKFSQGTPFAFFAVMMLLQFFVVLFIYPETKGRSLEQIQTQFGIH, from the coding sequence TTGAATCGTTACCTCATAAAAGCCACCATCGTTGGCGCACTCGGCGGCCTGCTCTTCGGATTTGACACGGCTGTCATCGCGGGCGCGGAACAGCAACTCACCGAGGTCTTCCACCTCACCCCGTCGACGCTTGGCCTCACCGTCTTCATCGGCCTCGTCGGCACGGTCATCGGAGCGATGGGCTCGGGCGTCCTCGGCCAAAAGATCGGTGGCCGCGAGGCCCTCCGCATCATGGCCATCCTTTACACCATCTCCGCCGTAGGCTGCGCCTTCGCCTGGAACTGGGATTCGCTGATGGTCGCCCGCTTCATCGGCGGCCTCGGCATCGGAGGATCTTCCGTCCTCGGCCCCGTCTACATCGCGGAGCTCGCACCCGCAAAGTGGCGCGGCCGGATGGTCGGCCTCTTCCAGATCAACATCGTCATCGGCATCCTTCTCGCCTACCTCTCGAACTTCATCATCACCCTCTTCCATCTCGGCGCGAACGAGTGGCGCTGGGAGTTCGGCGTCGCCATTCTCCCCTCGGCGCTCTTCCTCATTATGCTGTACGGAATTCCACGCAGCTCACGCTGGCTCGTCACCACCAACCAGAACGACGAGGCCCTCCGCGTTCTCGAGATGATGGGCTCGCCCAACTCCGCCGCCGAACTCCAGGAGATCAAGGACTCCGTCCACGCCGAGCTTCACCAGAAGCAGGAGCCCATCTTCAATGGCAAATACAACCTGCCCATCTTCCTCGCCGCCTCGATCGGCCTCTTCAACCAACTCGCCGGAATCAACGCCATCCTCTATTACCTCAACCCCATCTTCGCCTCGGCTGGCTTTAGCAACAGCTCCTCGGCCCTGCAGGCCGTAGCCGTCGGCCTCGTCAACCTCATGGCGACCGTCCTCGGGATGACCCTGATCGACAAGGTCGGCCGTAAGACCCTCCTGCTAACCGGGTCTGTCGGCATGGTCTTCGCTCTGGCTGGAGTCTCCGCCATCTTCTACACCCACACCCACCAGAACCTGCTCGTCTGGCTCCTCGTTGTCTTCATCATCTTCTTCGCTGTTTCGCAGGGATCGGTCATCTGGGTCTACATCTCGGAGGTCTTCCCCAACCGTGTTCGCTCCAAGGGCCAGAGCATCGGTTCTTCGGCCCACTGGATCAGCGCCGCCGTCATCACCCTCTACTTCCCCGTCGTCGTCGACAAGTTCTCCCAGGGAACACCCTTCGCCTTCTTTGCGGTGATGATGCTCCTCCAGTTCTTCGTCGTCCTCTTCATCTATCCCGAAACCAAGGGCCGCTCCCTCGAACAGATCCAGACCCAGTTCGGCATCCACTAA
- a CDS encoding sensor domain-containing diguanylate cyclase, translated as MRQHDIDPSALDNFPSPGASPSASPVDPKIASRLDRLSSAFDRRPILSGLALLGVTAIGFSLAIALFDRALPSTDGWAIYWPYDGIALALLLITNRRRWPWILGGVVLAFVRGERNAHDPLSEALIDISCNLVETLLSACLLPPFRSLRRWMMEPHLALRFTLFAILLGPALTCLPTAWYFSGIHGRFWLLAMKWAFPDALGTALWTPLVLTLVSRETYDIFRFKALPQTITLLAGLFAVSWFTFDQASYPLAFVPYPMLLFVALRLGFSGAVIGANMLSLVAAYFSVRGLGPFHLAAEGWTDQQSVVLQIYSTLAMLFVLPLSVILVERRNFAEKLQHALDEMKNLATIDQLTGVANRRRFDEILDTEWKRAIRDATPISLLMIDADHFKSFNDRYGHVAGDDCLRGIAAALSAKPLRQHDLVARYGGEEFAAILPGAPAAAAEELAEQMRLSVLESCVTHEGNPTGCVTVSIGCASLVPAKGMSPAELIASADRALYLAKESGRNRVCTAAPRLVEPMQRPA; from the coding sequence ATGAGGCAACACGATATCGATCCGTCGGCGTTGGACAACTTCCCCTCTCCCGGGGCCAGTCCCTCTGCGTCTCCTGTCGACCCAAAGATTGCGTCACGCCTCGACCGTCTCTCTTCCGCATTTGACCGTCGGCCCATCCTCTCCGGCCTTGCCCTTCTCGGAGTCACCGCGATCGGCTTCAGCCTCGCAATCGCCCTCTTCGACAGGGCTCTGCCGTCGACGGATGGCTGGGCCATCTACTGGCCCTATGATGGCATTGCTCTCGCGCTCTTGCTCATCACCAATCGGCGACGATGGCCCTGGATCCTCGGCGGAGTCGTTCTTGCCTTTGTCCGTGGGGAGAGAAACGCACACGACCCGCTTTCAGAAGCCCTCATTGATATCTCCTGCAACCTGGTCGAAACTCTTCTCTCCGCATGCCTTCTACCGCCCTTCCGCTCCCTCAGGCGCTGGATGATGGAGCCGCATCTCGCCCTGCGCTTCACCTTATTCGCCATCCTGCTGGGCCCCGCTCTCACCTGCCTGCCCACCGCATGGTACTTCTCAGGGATACACGGACGCTTCTGGCTGCTGGCTATGAAGTGGGCGTTTCCCGACGCCTTGGGGACCGCACTCTGGACGCCTCTCGTCCTCACCCTCGTCAGCCGCGAGACCTACGACATCTTCCGCTTCAAGGCGCTGCCGCAGACCATTACCCTTCTCGCCGGACTATTTGCTGTCTCCTGGTTCACCTTCGACCAGGCAAGCTACCCACTCGCTTTTGTTCCCTATCCGATGCTGCTGTTTGTCGCCCTCCGCCTCGGCTTCAGCGGAGCTGTCATCGGCGCCAACATGCTTTCGCTCGTCGCCGCATACTTCAGCGTCCGTGGGCTTGGACCTTTTCACCTCGCGGCAGAGGGCTGGACCGACCAGCAGTCGGTCGTTCTTCAGATCTACTCCACGCTCGCCATGCTCTTCGTCCTTCCACTCAGCGTCATCCTGGTGGAGCGCCGCAACTTCGCAGAGAAGTTGCAGCACGCGCTCGACGAGATGAAGAACCTCGCAACGATAGACCAACTCACCGGCGTCGCAAACCGTCGCCGCTTCGACGAGATCCTCGACACCGAGTGGAAGCGCGCCATCCGCGACGCGACTCCTATCTCTCTTCTGATGATCGACGCCGACCACTTCAAATCCTTCAACGACCGCTATGGCCACGTCGCCGGCGACGACTGTCTACGTGGAATCGCCGCCGCCCTCAGCGCCAAGCCACTGCGCCAGCATGACCTAGTAGCTCGCTATGGAGGCGAAGAGTTCGCCGCCATCCTGCCCGGTGCCCCCGCTGCTGCCGCCGAGGAACTCGCGGAGCAGATGCGTCTCTCCGTGCTCGAATCCTGCGTCACGCACGAGGGAAATCCAACCGGCTGTGTCACCGTCTCCATCGGTTGCGCCTCGCTCGTACCAGCCAAGGGAATGTCGCCGGCCGAGTTGATCGCGTCCGCCGACCGCGCTCTCTATCTGGCCAAGGAGAGTGGCAGAAACCGCGTCTGCACCGCCGCGCCCAGGCTCGTCGAGCCGATGCAGCGGCCTGCCTAG
- the gltX gene encoding glutamate--tRNA ligase, whose translation MPEVFETPAAPIRVRIAPSPTGDPHVGTAYIGLINFIYARQRGGQFILRIEDTDRARFVATSEQMIFDALKWVGLAWDEGPDVGGPYGPYRQSERTQIYRDHAEILLENGTAYRCFCTPDELEASRKQQMAAKLPPRYAGACRNLSPDVVSANLAESKEYVVRMKVPLEGSTTFRDELRGDITFEHTNVDDQVLMKSDGFPTYHLANVVDDHLMLITDVIRAEEWISSTPKHVLLYQAFGWPAPRFWHMPLLRNLDKSKISKRKNPVSLVFYRQAGFLPEAVINFLGLMGGGMSDAGNPETAAVAAIPSGKPSEADIFSLKDMLARFRVDKIRLGGPVFDLTKLKWLNGEYLRRITPEDFYTRLRATILSDDYLKQIAVLIQARIETLGQFGDLTHFFFAEDVLPTEAVFLPKKRTLEETLAFAAEQLTVLEATEWSVTALETALKALGEAHTWSVKENFMLLRAIITGSTMSPPLLESLIVFGKPRTLDRMRRFLDTQKKLAAGKR comes from the coding sequence ATGCCTGAAGTATTCGAAACTCCCGCCGCCCCCATTCGCGTCCGCATAGCTCCTTCGCCCACCGGCGACCCCCACGTAGGCACCGCCTACATCGGCCTGATCAACTTCATCTACGCCCGACAGCGTGGCGGCCAGTTCATCCTCCGCATCGAGGATACCGACCGCGCCCGCTTCGTCGCCACCTCCGAGCAGATGATCTTCGACGCCCTCAAGTGGGTCGGCCTTGCCTGGGACGAAGGTCCGGACGTCGGTGGCCCCTACGGTCCCTACCGCCAGTCCGAGCGCACCCAGATCTACCGCGACCACGCCGAAATCCTCCTTGAAAACGGCACCGCCTACCGCTGCTTCTGCACCCCTGATGAGCTCGAAGCCAGCCGCAAGCAGCAGATGGCCGCCAAGCTGCCGCCCCGCTACGCCGGAGCCTGCCGCAACTTATCGCCGGATGTGGTCAGCGCAAACCTTGCTGAATCAAAAGAATACGTAGTCCGCATGAAAGTTCCACTCGAAGGCTCCACAACCTTCCGTGATGAACTACGCGGGGACATCACCTTCGAGCACACCAACGTCGACGACCAGGTCTTGATGAAGTCCGACGGCTTCCCCACCTACCACCTCGCCAACGTCGTCGACGACCACCTGATGCTCATCACCGACGTCATCCGCGCCGAGGAGTGGATCTCTTCCACCCCGAAACACGTCCTGCTCTACCAGGCCTTCGGCTGGCCAGCGCCCCGTTTCTGGCACATGCCGCTGCTCCGCAATCTGGACAAGTCCAAGATCTCCAAACGCAAGAATCCCGTCTCGCTGGTCTTCTACCGCCAGGCCGGCTTCCTGCCCGAAGCCGTCATCAACTTCCTCGGCCTCATGGGCGGCGGCATGTCCGACGCCGGCAATCCCGAAACCGCCGCCGTCGCGGCTATCCCATCCGGCAAGCCGAGCGAAGCCGACATCTTCTCCCTCAAAGACATGCTCGCCCGCTTCCGCGTGGACAAGATCCGCCTCGGCGGCCCGGTCTTCGACCTCACCAAGCTCAAGTGGCTCAACGGCGAGTACCTCCGCCGCATCACGCCCGAGGACTTCTACACCCGCCTCCGCGCCACCATCCTCTCGGACGACTACCTGAAGCAGATCGCCGTCCTGATCCAGGCGCGCATCGAAACCCTCGGCCAGTTCGGCGACCTCACCCACTTCTTCTTCGCCGAAGACGTCCTCCCCACCGAAGCCGTCTTCCTCCCTAAGAAGCGCACGCTTGAAGAGACGCTGGCCTTTGCCGCCGAACAACTCACCGTCCTCGAAGCCACCGAGTGGTCCGTCACCGCGCTTGAAACTGCCCTCAAAGCGCTAGGCGAAGCTCACACATGGAGTGTCAAGGAAAACTTCATGCTTCTCCGCGCGATCATCACCGGCAGCACGATGAGCCCCCCGCTGCTCGAAAGCCTGATCGTCTTCGGTAAGCCGCGGACGCTCGACCGCATGAGGCGTTTCCTCGACACCCAGAAGAAGCTCGCGGCCGGTAAACGATAG
- a CDS encoding glycosyltransferase family 61 protein has protein sequence MAAPSISRSLKTSLRGHFNGLEGLNNRVAYKLHRALISSFTALGLERLLLNQPFSAEEWPDLVSNFTLLYPAETVDLNTPGRPFTSDPFLRSCQDIVEGYLSRAAIFTCEVNTAKFFPKNGLVFDARWHVVVESVLDHQRYYSFRKTFRPRSITKRSGFFSSIQHPWHDNNWHWTADSLPQLRSLELHMQGRPLTLLMSSEVGPVHRSSLEAILPKNFSLEYVDPGRWFELETFVLPSYVSSRASACFPQDYFDFIRCRTHLALGTPKPAIATGRYYISRGRAGHRRLINEDEVFALIASFGFKKIFMEDYTFAEQVALMRNAEAILSPHGAGLGSIIYGENLKVCVLYPEARPAGYFYTLAVGAGHQHFCTNSNVTEHDDFMVNLDALRRVLTDEMNLSRSPNPNM, from the coding sequence GTGGCTGCTCCCTCGATCTCGAGATCCCTCAAGACCTCACTTCGCGGTCACTTCAATGGCCTTGAAGGTCTCAATAACCGCGTCGCTTATAAGCTTCATCGAGCGCTCATCTCCAGCTTCACCGCTTTGGGCCTAGAACGCCTGCTGCTGAACCAACCCTTCAGCGCCGAAGAATGGCCCGACCTCGTCTCCAACTTCACCCTCCTCTATCCAGCGGAGACCGTCGACCTCAATACCCCCGGCCGGCCCTTTACCTCTGACCCCTTTCTTCGCTCCTGCCAGGACATCGTCGAAGGCTACCTCTCCCGCGCAGCGATCTTCACTTGCGAGGTGAACACGGCCAAGTTCTTCCCTAAAAACGGACTGGTCTTCGATGCCCGCTGGCACGTTGTCGTGGAATCGGTCCTGGACCACCAGCGTTATTACTCCTTCCGCAAGACCTTCCGGCCTCGCAGCATCACAAAGCGCTCCGGTTTCTTTTCCTCGATCCAGCACCCCTGGCACGACAACAACTGGCACTGGACAGCCGACAGCCTTCCACAGCTCCGTTCCCTCGAACTTCACATGCAGGGCCGCCCGCTCACCCTGCTCATGTCGTCGGAGGTCGGCCCGGTTCACCGCAGCTCCCTCGAAGCGATCCTCCCCAAAAACTTCTCCCTCGAATACGTCGATCCCGGTAGATGGTTCGAACTTGAGACCTTCGTGCTGCCTTCCTATGTCTCCTCTCGCGCCAGCGCCTGCTTTCCGCAGGATTACTTCGACTTCATACGCTGCCGCACCCACCTCGCTCTGGGAACCCCCAAACCCGCCATCGCCACGGGCCGATACTACATCTCGAGGGGCCGCGCCGGACACCGCCGGCTTATCAACGAAGACGAGGTCTTCGCACTTATCGCCAGCTTCGGCTTCAAGAAGATCTTCATGGAGGACTACACCTTCGCCGAACAGGTCGCTCTGATGCGCAACGCCGAAGCGATTCTCTCCCCGCATGGAGCCGGCCTGGGCTCCATCATCTACGGAGAGAATCTGAAGGTCTGCGTCCTCTACCCTGAAGCTCGTCCCGCAGGCTACTTCTATACCCTCGCCGTCGGAGCCGGCCACCAGCACTTCTGCACCAACTCGAACGTCACCGAACATGACGACTTCATGGTCAATCTCGATGCCCTCCGCCGGGTTCTCACCGACGAGATGAACCTATCCCGGTCGCCTAATCCCAACATGTAA
- the adh gene encoding aldehyde dehydrogenase: MSTATLTQLQPGKYGFPVEFKKRYSNYIGGDWVAPLSGEYFDNVSPVTGEVFCEVARSNAADIDRALDAAHAAKKAWGKTPVAQRARILEQIAQRIDDNLELLATAETWDNGKPIRETMNADIPLCSDHFRYFAGCIRAQEGGISEIDQDTVAYHYHEPLGVVAQIIPWNFPLLMACWKLAPALAAGNAIVLKPAEQTPVSILILLELIGDLLPAGVLNVVNGFGVEAGKPLASSPRVNKVAFTGETTTGRLIMQYASQTIIPVTLELGGKSPNIFFADVMAEDDAYFDKALEGFTLFAFNQGEVCTCPSRALIHESIYDRFMERALARVKAIRMGNPLDASTMMGAQASQEQTEKILSYIDIGLQEGAQLLTGGHRKQLEGGLENGFYIEPTVFKGHNKMRIFQEEIFGPVLSVTTFKDDDEALAIANDTLYGLGAGVWTRDMTRAYRFGRGIEAGRVWTNCYHAYPAHAAFGGYKQSGIGRENHKMMLDHYQQTKNQLVSYSPNALGFF; the protein is encoded by the coding sequence ATGTCGACCGCGACTTTGACACAACTGCAGCCCGGCAAGTATGGATTCCCTGTGGAGTTCAAGAAGCGTTATAGCAACTACATTGGTGGTGATTGGGTCGCGCCGCTCTCGGGCGAGTACTTCGATAACGTGTCTCCCGTAACGGGTGAGGTCTTCTGCGAGGTGGCTCGATCGAACGCTGCAGACATCGACCGGGCGCTCGATGCAGCGCATGCGGCGAAGAAGGCGTGGGGTAAGACGCCGGTTGCACAGCGAGCGCGGATTCTGGAGCAGATCGCGCAGAGGATCGACGACAATCTTGAACTGCTGGCTACAGCCGAAACGTGGGACAACGGCAAGCCGATCCGCGAGACGATGAATGCCGACATTCCGTTGTGCTCGGACCACTTCCGCTACTTTGCCGGGTGCATCCGGGCGCAGGAAGGCGGGATCTCGGAGATCGATCAGGATACGGTCGCGTATCACTATCACGAGCCGCTGGGTGTGGTGGCGCAGATCATTCCGTGGAACTTTCCGCTGCTGATGGCGTGCTGGAAGCTGGCCCCGGCGCTGGCTGCGGGCAATGCGATTGTGCTGAAGCCAGCGGAGCAGACACCGGTGTCGATCCTGATCTTGCTGGAGCTGATCGGCGACCTGCTGCCGGCGGGCGTGCTGAATGTCGTCAACGGCTTCGGAGTGGAGGCGGGCAAGCCGCTGGCATCGAGCCCTCGTGTGAACAAGGTCGCGTTTACGGGCGAGACGACGACCGGGCGGCTGATCATGCAGTACGCTTCGCAGACGATCATTCCGGTCACGCTGGAGCTGGGAGGGAAGTCGCCAAACATCTTCTTTGCCGATGTGATGGCGGAGGACGATGCTTACTTCGACAAGGCGCTGGAAGGATTCACGCTGTTTGCGTTCAACCAGGGCGAGGTTTGTACCTGTCCTTCGCGGGCGCTGATTCATGAGTCGATCTACGATCGCTTTATGGAGCGGGCGCTGGCCCGGGTGAAGGCGATTCGGATGGGCAATCCGCTGGATGCCTCGACGATGATGGGCGCGCAGGCTTCGCAGGAGCAGACCGAGAAGATCCTGTCGTACATCGACATCGGGCTGCAGGAGGGCGCGCAGTTGTTGACGGGCGGCCATCGCAAGCAGCTTGAGGGCGGACTGGAGAACGGCTTCTACATCGAGCCGACGGTCTTCAAGGGCCATAACAAGATGAGGATCTTCCAGGAGGAGATCTTTGGGCCGGTGCTCTCCGTGACGACGTTCAAGGATGACGATGAGGCGCTGGCGATCGCGAACGACACGCTGTACGGGCTTGGCGCGGGCGTCTGGACTCGCGACATGACGCGGGCATACCGGTTCGGGCGGGGGATCGAGGCGGGCAGGGTTTGGACGAACTGCTACCACGCGTATCCGGCTCATGCTGCGTTTGGAGGCTATAAGCAATCGGGAATTGGGCGGGAGAATCATAAGATGATGCTCGACCACTACCAGCAGACGAAGAACCAGCTGGTGAGCTACAGTCCGAATGCGTTGGGATTCTTCTAG
- a CDS encoding GntR family transcriptional regulator encodes MTLDDPLANPPGVAKYKQIYLLLRQSIEDGTYSAGTRLPSENELVKRLSASRPTIGRAFAQLESEGLIQRRAGSGTFVSSQAAMPHPSFGLLIPDLGVTEIFEPICQGISQGRNGDHHDLIWGPLFDRDASQEIQAERLCEHYLARGVAGVFFAPLELTEGKDETNMRIAKNFDDAGVPLVLLDRDIVEYPKRSRYDVVGIDNHRAGLMMTEHLLDVGAQRILFFARPYSAPTVTIRIMGYRSAMEARGLDKALQIVCFADPTDANAVEVLLKLHRPDAILCANDLMAVQLMTTLAKAGVRIPGDVRLTGMDDLKYASLLQVPLTSIRQPVLAIGANAMMAMRDRVANPGAPARNFLVDFELMVRESTKRTL; translated from the coding sequence GTGACGTTAGATGATCCGCTTGCGAACCCACCCGGTGTAGCCAAGTACAAACAGATTTATCTTCTGCTGCGACAGTCGATCGAGGACGGGACTTACTCGGCGGGGACGCGGCTTCCGAGCGAAAACGAACTGGTCAAGCGGCTTTCGGCAAGCCGGCCGACGATTGGGCGGGCGTTCGCCCAGTTGGAGTCCGAGGGTTTGATTCAGCGGCGGGCTGGGTCAGGGACGTTTGTGTCGAGTCAGGCAGCTATGCCACACCCGAGCTTCGGGCTTTTGATCCCGGATCTCGGTGTCACTGAGATCTTCGAGCCGATATGCCAGGGGATCTCGCAGGGCAGGAATGGCGACCATCACGATTTGATCTGGGGACCGCTGTTTGACCGTGACGCATCGCAGGAGATTCAAGCGGAGCGTCTCTGCGAGCACTACCTCGCGCGAGGAGTAGCGGGTGTGTTCTTTGCGCCGCTGGAGCTGACGGAGGGCAAGGACGAGACGAACATGCGGATCGCGAAGAACTTTGACGACGCGGGAGTTCCGTTGGTTCTGCTCGACCGCGATATCGTCGAGTATCCGAAGCGCAGCCGTTATGACGTGGTCGGGATCGACAATCACAGGGCAGGCCTGATGATGACGGAGCATCTGCTGGATGTGGGAGCGCAGCGGATTCTTTTCTTCGCTCGGCCGTACTCTGCACCGACGGTGACGATTCGAATCATGGGGTACCGGAGCGCCATGGAGGCTCGAGGTCTGGACAAAGCGTTGCAGATCGTTTGCTTTGCTGATCCGACAGATGCAAACGCGGTCGAGGTGCTGCTTAAGCTGCATCGTCCCGACGCAATTCTGTGCGCGAATGACCTGATGGCTGTCCAACTGATGACGACGCTGGCTAAGGCAGGGGTGCGCATTCCGGGAGACGTGCGGCTGACGGGGATGGACGACCTTAAGTACGCGAGCCTGCTGCAGGTGCCGCTGACGAGCATTCGTCAGCCGGTGCTGGCGATCGGAGCGAACGCCATGATGGCCATGCGCGATCGGGTTGCGAACCCTGGGGCGCCGGCGCGAAACTTCCTGGTCGATTTTGAGTTGATGGTTCGAGAATCCACCAAACGCACGTTGTGA